The Verrucomicrobiota bacterium genomic interval CATCCAGCATCATGAAAACTCCCATGGTATTGGTTGCGTTCCCGCGTGGCGGGAAGACTCGCAGGGCAGAGCAATTTCCTATAACTTATTTTGTAATTTTCTGGAAAACAAAAATTCCGACTCTAACCTCGAAACGCGCTCCCTCGGCCGGATAATGCCCTCCCTCTCCCCAAGGGAGAGGGCCGGGGTGAGGGGGTACGGAGCCGCAACGATAACGCATGTATTTCAGGCATCATGAGCGCTTTTAACAATCCAGCCATGACGGCGTTGGGACGGCAAATTGGGCCGGAACTGACCATGGCTGAAGTATTGATTTGCCCGCAAGAGACTGGTTTTGAACTGCGGCATCTGAAAAATGCCGCCGCACCCGCAACCGAACTTAATACACTGGCGGTCGCCGATCTGCGCAAGTTGGCGCAATCCACCGAACAATGCGCCTATCGTCCGCTCCATGCCGCGCCCGATCTGCGGCAGGGCTGGCGATGCTATGCGGCTTCCGAGGGGGAACTGGAGCAGGCCTTGAACCATCTTTATCCGGGGGCGGTTGCGGATTGGTTTGCCGCGCAGACTTCCAATCCGCCCATCACTCACTACCGAGAATTCACTGCCCGCCAAACTGGCATGTACCGGCGCACGGCCCAATTAAGTGATGAGCAGGCAGCTCGCGTGATCCGAGCATGTTGCCATCCGAAAGCCTGCTTGAAACGCCGACTATGGACGGTTGCCGGTTTGAAGCCCGACTCCGCAGCGGAAAAAAGTTTGATCCCTTGTTTGGAACCATGCGCCGTGTTATTGGATCAAGCGCGCAAGGTTGGCGATCCGCAACCCTGATTCCGGTATGACGCCCCGGCGAATATTTTTGCGTCGCACCATGCGGTTGGCCGCTGGCGGGTTGATCCTGGCACCGTGTTTGCCATGCCGCCAGATGCTGGCGGCCACGGCTGGCCATCAGGCCATTACTGATGCCTTGGCCAAAATCCGGCAAACTCATCGGGTTCCCGCTATTGCGGGGGCGATTGTAACGTCCAAAGGTTTGTCGGCGATTGGCGTGACGGGCGTGCGCAAAGTCGGAACGGACATTGCGGCGACCTTGGTGGATCAATGGCATCTGGGCTCCGATACCAAAGCCATGACGGCGGTGCTAATCGGACATTGGGTGGAACGGAAAAAGCTGGCTTGGGACAGCCCGATGCGGGAGGTATTGCCTACGCTGGCCGGTTCCTTTCATCGCGATTTTGCCGGGGTGACCATCCGTCAATTGCTCCAGCATCGCGCCGGGTTGCCCGCCAACCTGAACTGGCACAACCTTTCCCACAGCGGAACGGTGATGGAGCAACGCGTGCAGACCGTACGCGAGGCTTTCACAGCAGCGCCGTTGCATCCACCGGGTTCCAAATATTTGTACTCCAATTTGGGCTACGTCATTGCTGGCGCGATCGTGGAAGCCGTGGCACAGAAACCTTGGGAGGAAGCCATCACCGAAATCATCTTTCAACCCTTGAAAATGACCCGCACTGGGTTTGGCGGATTGGGGACACCGGGACAAATTGACCAGCCGTGGGGACACGTGAAGACGGGCAAGCCGGTGGCGACCAACGGGCCGAACGTAGATAATCCGCCGGTGATGGGGCCGGCGGGACGGGTGCATGCCACCATGCAGGATTGGGCTCAATTCATTGCGGACACACTACGCGGGGCGCGCGGTCAGACCGCGCTACTGCAACCCGACACCTACAAAACGCTGCACGCGCCGCCGACCGGGGACGACTACGCGTTGGGCTGGCTGGTGGTACAGCGGGGATGGGGCGGCGGCACCGTGCTCAATCACGCGGGTTGCAACACCATGTTCTATGCGAATGCCTGGGTGGCACCGCGCCGGGATTTTGCGGTGCTGGTGTGCATCAATCAAGGCGATGACACCGCCGCCAAAGCTGCGGATGCAGCCGCGAGTGCGTTGATAAAAATACGCGTTTCCATAAATGGGGAAAAATAATCAGAAAAACCCGTCCCCACCGTTGCGGAATTCGGTGCTCGGTCCCCGGACTTCGGATTTGATGGACCAAATCCTGATTTCAAACTTCTATCTTCTCGCCGGTTTTTGACTCACACCCACTCACACGGGTAGCAGGATTCCGGATTTTCGGGGTATGCCTCTGGATGGGATTGATTCAGGGCCACGGCCTCTTCATCGCGTTTGAACAAGGAACTGCATTTCGTTGCCCATTCCTGGAGTTTTTTCACTTCGTCATCCGAGATGGGGCGATAGTTGCGGATGGCCTCGATGGCTTTGGCCTGCAAATCCGGCCAGGCCGGAGGAAAGCCAGCGACGACGCCGGGCTGTGACAGGGAAAAACGATAGGCCAAAGCGATATCCTCCATTTCCTCCATGGTGCGATACCACCATTTGCGCTTGCGCTCGGCATCCTTGGCCCAGCCCCCCTGGCTCAACGGTTTGATGGCCAGCACAGCAGCGCCCTCTTTCTTTGCCAGTTCCAGCACTTCCTTGCCAAATCCGATGTTGAAGTATTCGACGAAATTGATCGGGAACATCACGGTATCGAACTTGAAGCCTTTGAGCGCAGCAACCGCTGCCCGGGTGGTATGCGCGGAAAAACCAATCGCGCGAATCTTTCCCTCCGCTTTGGCTTTGACCAGCATCTCCACCGCCCCGCCGGGCCCCAACGCTTTTTCGACATCTTCCGTTTGGCGCAGGTGATGAAGCTGGTACACATCGAAATGGTCGGTTTTCAGCCGGGTCAGCGAGCGTTCGAGTTCCTGGCGGCATCCGTCCTTCTCGCGCTGCTTGGTTTTACAGGCCAGATAATACTGTTGCCGATCAAGCCCCTGCAAGGCTTCACCCAAGCGAACCTCGCACAGGCCATCCTTGCCGTAGGCGGGCGCGACATCGTAATAATTCACGCCGCCCGCGAACGCCTGGTGGACGATTTTTTTGCATTGGGCGGCATCCAATTCGGCATGCTGCAACGCAAATCCGGAGAACCCGACGATGGAGATTTTGAAGCCGGTGCGTCCCAGCACGCGCCGGGGAGTGCCACTGGGATGCGGGAAATTTTCCAGGTCCGACGCCTTGCTAAATGCGGGCGGCGCACCCACGGCCATGCCACCCGCCACGCTACCCACGACTTTCAAAAAATCTCTTCGTTGCATATCGGCTTGCGATTCGTTGTTTGCCATCACTACTCAACCACGGGTAAACATGGATGCAATTCATCCCGCCCGCCATTAAAAATGCACACCCCGGCCAACGATACCCCGGGGCATCCATCGGTCGTTCGGTGGCGTAGCGCGGATTGGTTCGCTAGGCAATGATTCGCACGCAATTGTCGCCCCCGAAAGGATTTGGAGCGCGCTCAATGCATTGCGGGTCGTCACACCATTGGCCATCCACCAGGAACCGGTACTCATAACGGCCAGGGGCCAGGGAAAGGACCAGTTTCCACTCGCCGCTTTTGTTTTTCTTCATGGTCTTTGGCGAGAGTTCCCAGCCGGTGAAATCGCCGGCCACCATGACATCCTTGGCCGCCGGCGCTAAGAGCGAGAAGGCGGCCTTCATTTTGGCGCTGTTACTTGTAGCCATAAGCAAAACCTGCTTTCGTCAATCCGGTGCGGGCTGGCACCGTGGTATTACCTTCGCCTACCCGGCCTTTCTGGTCAAGGGGAAGTTTTACTTGGTCAATTCGTTGATCTGGTTGAAATACCCTTGATAAAAGCTGATCACCCGGTAGGCGATAAAAAGCATGATGCCGAAATAGACCAGGCGCGGCAGCCATTGGACCACTTGATGCAATTGGCGGGTGCCGTCTTCCTGATAGAGCGTGTGCAAGTGGCGCAGTTCGTGATCCAATTTACCACTCACTTCCCCGCTCAGGTACAAACGCTTGAACAGGTCGCCAAATTCCGGGCTGGCCTGGACAGTTTGCGCCGGCGTCAGTCCGGAAGCCCAAGCTGGTTTCCAGGAATGGACGGCGCGCCGCAAGGCGGGCGAACCGCAGGCATCCACCGCAATATCCCAGGCCTTGAAGATGGGCAGTCCCGCGCTGATCAAGGCTTCCAGCGCCGCCGCCAGCCGGGCCAGCGCCAGGTTTTTGCGAGCCTTGCCCAGCAATGGCACGCGGTGGAGAATCTGCTCAATACGGGCGCGCCAAGCGTCGCCATGGCGACCTTGCATCACATAAATCAACGCCAAGACGGCCCCATAGACCGGCAGCAGCACGCCCAGGGTTTTGAAGGCATACACCCACACGTTGCCCGTGACGAACAAATCGGGAAATGGGAAACTTAAAATTGCGAAGTGAAACAGCGCCGCCGGATACGCCAGTTCGGAAATGACCTGTTTGACCAACCGGGCGCGGTCGTCATAATAATCCGCCAACAGATGCAGGCATTGATCCAGCCGACCGCTCAGTTCTCCCGCGCGGATCAGCGCCAAATCAAAGGCTGGCACAACGCCGCCGGTTTTTTCAAGGCTATCCGCAAAGGTCCGGCCATGCGCGATTTCTTGGAGGGTCACCAGCGCCATTTGGCCAAGCTCCGCGCTGGGAGGATTGTGTTGGACGTGCTGCAAACCGGCGACAATGCCCAAGCCAGCGGAGGTCAGGGAACTGAGCTGCCGATAAAATTCGGCTTGGCGGGAAAGCTTGCCGGGTGTGGTAATGGGCAGCATGGCTGCCTACCTTCAGCGCTATTTCAGCGCACCGTCAATCATGGCTTTGAGGGCAGATTTGGATTTGGCGCCAACCGCCTGCCCGATCACCTGCCCGCCCTTGACCAGGAACAACGCGGGGATGGACATGACATTAAATTTGGCCGCCAGGGTTTGATTTTCATCCACATTGACCTTGGCGATTTTGGCCTTGCCAGCGTATTCGCCGGCGATTTCATCCAGAGCGGGCGCGATCATTTTGCAGGGGCCGCACCATTCCGCCCAGAAATCCACCAGCACGGGCACCGGCGATTTCATGACTTCCTGCTCGAAATTTTTATCCGTAATGATGACAATATTGGGCGATGCCATAAGCGTATGACGAAATCAAATTGTGCTGGTGATGATTACTGCTGAGCGTCGAACAGTGCCTTCAAAATGAACATGACCGCAAGGGCGGCGGCATTGGCGAGTAACGCCGTGCTGGCCAGCACATAATCCACCCAGATGACTTTCGGTCCCGGTTTTTGCACGACCGGAGCCACGGGAGCCACCGGGCTGGGCGCGACGGTCGGCGCTTTTCCTGGCGGGGTGGTAACCGGAGAGCCAGGCTTTTGGGGCGCGGCGACGGTGGGCGGTGGCGCTGGGGCAGCGCCAGGACGCGAGGTGGACAGCGCAACCGGCTTGGTTGACGGAACCGTGCCAGGATGGGGTGCGGATACCGTAGGCGGCGCCGCGGCGCCGGCGGGCGCTCCCGCAGGGGCAGCCGCGCCTGCGGCTGGAGGCAGCGTCGGCAGCTTGATGGTTGGTGCAGCCGTCGGTTTCGGCGGTAAAGATATACGAACGGTTTCCTTTTTAGGTTGAACCTTCGCTTCTGCGGGTTTCGGCGGCACCGCGCCAGCCGGCCCCGATGGTACGTTATCAGCCATAATTGCTAGTGGGGAAAGCTTAGTATTTGCCGGGGTGCGTGTCAAACCCTTATTCCAATCTTTTACGGATGAATCCGCCAACCAAGGTTTGCTGCGTGGACCATGATGGGCAAACGTCGCTCCGGCGGGCGCGTGTTCGTCTCCCTGCAGAATGGGCAAGTGGTGACGTTTGAGAAAGAATAGCGAACCGGAAAAGGCTATCTCGTTTTGCCATTTTATATTTTTAACGTTCCACAAAAAGACAAGCGGTTCGTGAAACAAATTTGGGATTCCAAATGGCCATTGACAAGATTCCAAACTAAAGTACTTTGGAATCATGAAAACAACAATTGATATTCCAAACGGTGTGATGGATGAAGTCATGAAATTTACCGGCGCGAAAACGAAGCGCGAAGCCGTGGTGACCGCCGTGGAACGCTTCAACCGCCTCAAACGGTTGGAAGCGCTGAACGCCCGCGTACGCGGTCAATTCCGTGATTTCATGACACCGGCCGACTTGAAGGCCATGCGCGCCACCGATATCCCCAAGGCCCGATGAAGCTCGTTGATACATCCAGTTGGGTGGAATACCTGCGTGGCCGCGAATCCGAAGCCAG includes:
- a CDS encoding DR2241 family protein; the encoded protein is MSAFNNPAMTALGRQIGPELTMAEVLICPQETGFELRHLKNAAAPATELNTLAVADLRKLAQSTEQCAYRPLHAAPDLRQGWRCYAASEGELEQALNHLYPGAVADWFAAQTSNPPITHYREFTARQTGMYRRTAQLSDEQAARVIRACCHPKACLKRRLWTVAGLKPDSAAEKSLIPCLEPCAVLLDQARKVGDPQP
- a CDS encoding serine hydrolase domain-containing protein, whose translation is MRRTMRLAAGGLILAPCLPCRQMLAATAGHQAITDALAKIRQTHRVPAIAGAIVTSKGLSAIGVTGVRKVGTDIAATLVDQWHLGSDTKAMTAVLIGHWVERKKLAWDSPMREVLPTLAGSFHRDFAGVTIRQLLQHRAGLPANLNWHNLSHSGTVMEQRVQTVREAFTAAPLHPPGSKYLYSNLGYVIAGAIVEAVAQKPWEEAITEIIFQPLKMTRTGFGGLGTPGQIDQPWGHVKTGKPVATNGPNVDNPPVMGPAGRVHATMQDWAQFIADTLRGARGQTALLQPDTYKTLHAPPTGDDYALGWLVVQRGWGGGTVLNHAGCNTMFYANAWVAPRRDFAVLVCINQGDDTAAKAADAAASALIKIRVSINGEK
- a CDS encoding aldo/keto reductase, with the translated sequence MQRRDFLKVVGSVAGGMAVGAPPAFSKASDLENFPHPSGTPRRVLGRTGFKISIVGFSGFALQHAELDAAQCKKIVHQAFAGGVNYYDVAPAYGKDGLCEVRLGEALQGLDRQQYYLACKTKQREKDGCRQELERSLTRLKTDHFDVYQLHHLRQTEDVEKALGPGGAVEMLVKAKAEGKIRAIGFSAHTTRAAVAALKGFKFDTVMFPINFVEYFNIGFGKEVLELAKKEGAAVLAIKPLSQGGWAKDAERKRKWWYRTMEEMEDIALAYRFSLSQPGVVAGFPPAWPDLQAKAIEAIRNYRPISDDEVKKLQEWATKCSSLFKRDEEAVALNQSHPEAYPENPESCYPCEWV
- a CDS encoding isoamylase early set domain-containing protein — translated: MATSNSAKMKAAFSLLAPAAKDVMVAGDFTGWELSPKTMKKNKSGEWKLVLSLAPGRYEYRFLVDGQWCDDPQCIERAPNPFGGDNCVRIIA
- a CDS encoding type II secretion system F family protein, yielding MLPITTPGKLSRQAEFYRQLSSLTSAGLGIVAGLQHVQHNPPSAELGQMALVTLQEIAHGRTFADSLEKTGGVVPAFDLALIRAGELSGRLDQCLHLLADYYDDRARLVKQVISELAYPAALFHFAILSFPFPDLFVTGNVWVYAFKTLGVLLPVYGAVLALIYVMQGRHGDAWRARIEQILHRVPLLGKARKNLALARLAAALEALISAGLPIFKAWDIAVDACGSPALRRAVHSWKPAWASGLTPAQTVQASPEFGDLFKRLYLSGEVSGKLDHELRHLHTLYQEDGTRQLHQVVQWLPRLVYFGIMLFIAYRVISFYQGYFNQINELTK
- the trxA gene encoding thioredoxin, with the protein product MASPNIVIITDKNFEQEVMKSPVPVLVDFWAEWCGPCKMIAPALDEIAGEYAGKAKIAKVNVDENQTLAAKFNVMSIPALFLVKGGQVIGQAVGAKSKSALKAMIDGALK
- a CDS encoding type II toxin-antitoxin system VapB family antitoxin, which codes for MKTTIDIPNGVMDEVMKFTGAKTKREAVVTAVERFNRLKRLEALNARVRGQFRDFMTPADLKAMRATDIPKAR